The Candidatus Roseilinea sp. genome contains a region encoding:
- a CDS encoding hypothetical protein (possible pseudo, frameshifted) — MAQLLAQSDFVSLHAPVTDETRGLINAQTLAQMKPGAFLVNTARAALVDEAAVCRALHQGRLGGYATDVFAVEPPAADDPLLNAPNVIATPHIGGNTQQVAAHQGEAAARALTQLLAGKAPDHALNPEVMRSFRWRGPRAMDAAALHRRRQRPGPAVTDLEAAAGRRSPAAAEASTATQTPALPSSSSSSSPSAHSVAPAAAPPATNETRQKVLALLDDFTRRVAADAELATFAKGKQVTFLFTLKDLDQTFYLSFIDGKVTAGVGTPSVHAEVRLKTTTEVLDGIFTGRVNPTKAALSGKLSFSGDTARAMAFMRIQGHMSRLYAQARAAVGELGNLAELTSPAAAPQPVAAASTFSAPSAPPTGGRWAGDSDALNVVKITQELYAKGLITATGGNVSARCADQPDEIWITPSGLFKGELRAEMLVRINLDGQVVRPTEYTASSELRIHCAIYRKMPDVQAVIHSHPEYATLMSLVGMKFEPISTEAAFVGELPVVPFIMPGSEALAEAVSEAMRKHGLAVLMQNHGMVVAGSSLRRAADWTENIEITARKLIMCRLLGKKPARIPDATVKLLREVGASIG, encoded by the coding sequence TTGGCGCAGCTCTTGGCGCAGAGCGACTTCGTGAGCCTGCATGCGCCGGTCACCGATGAGACGCGGGGCCTGATCAATGCTCAGACGCTGGCGCAAATGAAGCCCGGCGCGTTCCTCGTCAACACGGCGCGCGCCGCCCTGGTGGACGAAGCCGCAGTGTGCCGGGCGCTTCATCAGGGCCGACTGGGCGGCTACGCAACCGATGTGTTCGCCGTGGAACCGCCGGCAGCGGATGATCCGCTGCTAAACGCGCCGAACGTCATCGCCACGCCGCACATCGGCGGCAACACCCAGCAGGTGGCTGCGCATCAGGGCGAAGCGGCCGCGCGCGCGTTGACCCAGTTGCTGGCGGGCAAGGCTCCCGATCATGCGCTTAACCCTGAAGTCATGCGTTCATTTCGCTGGCGCGGGCCACGCGCGATGGACGCAGCGGCGCTGCATCGGCGTCGCCAGCGTCCCGGCCCGGCCGTGACCGACCTGGAGGCAGCCGCCGGGCGACGTTCGCCTGCCGCTGCCGAGGCTTCTACGGCGACGCAAACGCCGGCTTTACCCTCATCATCCTCATCATCCTCACCCTCCGCACATTCCGTTGCGCCTGCCGCGGCACCGCCTGCGACGAACGAAACACGCCAAAAGGTGCTGGCCTTGCTGGACGATTTCACCCGGCGCGTGGCCGCCGATGCTGAGCTGGCGACCTTCGCCAAAGGCAAACAGGTCACCTTCCTGTTCACACTCAAAGACCTCGATCAGACGTTTTATCTCTCCTTCATTGACGGCAAGGTGACCGCCGGGGTGGGGACGCCGTCCGTTCACGCCGAGGTGAGGCTAAAGACCACTACCGAAGTTCTGGACGGCATCTTCACCGGCCGCGTCAATCCCACAAAAGCGGCCCTCAGCGGCAAGCTCTCGTTCAGCGGCGACACTGCGCGCGCCATGGCCTTCATGCGCATTCAGGGCCACATGTCCCGCCTGTATGCGCAAGCGCGCGCTGCAGTTGGGGAGCTGGGCAACCTGGCAGAGTTGACTTCGCCGGCCGCCGCACCGCAGCCTGTCGCAGCGGCATCAACCTTTTCCGCCCCTTCCGCTCCGCCCACAGGCGGGCGATGGGCCGGCGACTCCGACGCCTTGAACGTCGTGAAGATCACGCAGGAGCTATACGCCAAGGGGCTGATCACCGCGACCGGCGGCAACGTCAGCGCGCGATGCGCGGACCAACCGGACGAGATTTGGATCACCCCAAGCGGCCTGTTCAAGGGCGAGCTGCGCGCCGAGATGCTGGTGCGGATCAACCTGGATGGCCAAGTGGTGCGCCCGACGGAATACACCGCCTCCAGTGAATTGCGCATCCACTGCGCGATCTACCGCAAGATGCCCGACGTCCAGGCCGTCATTCACAGTCACCCGGAGTACGCCACCTTGATGTCACTGGTCGGCATGAAATTCGAGCCGATCTCGACCGAGGCTGCCTTCGTCGGCGAGCTGCCCGTCGTGCCGTTCATCATGCCGGGCAGCGAGGCGCTGGCCGAGGCGGTTTCGGAGGCGATGCGCAAACATGGTTTGGCCGTTTTGATGCAAAATCATGGCATGGTGGTCGCCGGCTCCAGCTTGCGCCGCGCTGCGGACTGGACTGAGAACATCGAGATCACGGCGCGCAAGCTCATCATGTGTCGCTTGCTCGGCAAGAAGCCGGCGCGCATCCCCGACGCCACGGTGAAGCTCCTCCGCGAGGTCGGTGCGAGCATTGGCTGA
- a CDS encoding beta-glucuronidase → MLYPYPTPSRVVLDLSGLWDFQPDPDNVGEEKGFMHRLPAPRPLAVPGSWNEQYADLFGYFGPAWHVRRVVVPTDWRGRRVMLRIGSANYRAVVWVNGQRVGEHEGGHLPFVCDITAAARFGDENVIAIMVENMLRPDRVPAGNLNSLDIELTQGYPDTSFDFYPYAGLHRPVVLYCAPPAHIQDITVITRREGGQARVQVMVRMNEAPARGQVRLVGGESSAVGEMHSADEVGQVELRLSHTRWWSPNDPFLYNLTVVAGQDVYAMPVGLRTVAVQGKQFLLNDEPVWFKGFGRHEDFYASGRGLNLPLLVKDYDLLRWVGANSYRTSHYPYSEEEMQMADRLGILIIDELPAVSFLFDDRASVETRKATCLRMLEELIARDKNHAAVVMWSVANEPLLPNLIARLSGQDTTPPPAYALDFFRDLLARARALDPTRPVTFVGRMGAPLEWQALTDVICVNRYWGWHEQGGQLARAVETLDQELDLIYETFQKPILISEFGADAPAGLHAQPPVMWSEEYQAELIRGYVTTARRKDFVIGAHVWNFADFLSVQSTRRVGGLNQKGVFTRDRRPKLAAHVLRELWREAPSSTRPAAVPEVATSAAAAPPATSHAIAQPTSALRVMLEEVARRIDGTRPGLTTTLKFDFGSDGVYRFVIRDGRVSVVEGDGEAVAWVRMAGDMALKVFRDKVNPMAAVLTGRIKVGGDLKALTILRDF, encoded by the coding sequence ATGTTGTATCCCTACCCAACCCCCTCGCGCGTTGTGCTTGACCTTTCCGGTTTGTGGGACTTTCAACCCGATCCCGACAACGTCGGGGAAGAGAAAGGATTCATGCATCGCCTGCCGGCGCCGCGACCGCTGGCCGTGCCCGGCTCTTGGAACGAGCAGTATGCCGACCTGTTTGGTTACTTCGGCCCGGCTTGGCATGTGCGGCGCGTCGTCGTGCCGACGGACTGGAGGGGGCGGCGCGTCATGTTGCGCATTGGTTCGGCAAACTACCGCGCAGTGGTCTGGGTCAACGGCCAACGCGTAGGCGAGCACGAGGGCGGCCACCTGCCGTTTGTCTGCGACATCACGGCTGCGGCGCGCTTCGGCGATGAGAACGTCATCGCCATCATGGTGGAGAACATGCTGCGCCCGGATCGCGTGCCCGCCGGCAACTTAAATTCACTCGACATCGAGCTGACCCAGGGCTACCCAGACACCAGCTTCGATTTCTACCCGTATGCCGGCCTGCACCGTCCGGTAGTGCTCTACTGCGCGCCGCCTGCGCACATTCAGGACATCACCGTGATCACCCGGCGCGAGGGCGGGCAAGCGCGCGTGCAGGTGATGGTGCGCATGAACGAGGCGCCGGCGCGCGGCCAGGTGCGTTTGGTCGGCGGGGAGTCGTCGGCGGTGGGCGAGATGCACAGCGCGGACGAGGTCGGCCAGGTGGAGCTGCGACTTTCTCATACGCGGTGGTGGTCGCCCAACGATCCGTTCCTGTATAACCTCACGGTCGTCGCCGGGCAGGATGTGTATGCCATGCCGGTGGGGCTGCGCACGGTCGCGGTGCAGGGCAAGCAGTTTTTGCTGAACGATGAGCCGGTATGGTTCAAGGGCTTCGGGCGGCACGAGGACTTCTACGCCAGCGGGCGCGGCTTGAATCTGCCGCTGTTGGTGAAGGATTACGACCTGCTGCGATGGGTAGGCGCGAACTCTTATCGCACTTCGCACTACCCGTATTCCGAAGAGGAGATGCAGATGGCCGACCGGCTGGGCATCCTCATCATTGATGAGCTGCCCGCGGTGAGCTTCCTCTTCGATGATCGGGCGAGCGTGGAGACGCGCAAAGCGACGTGTCTGCGCATGCTAGAGGAGCTGATTGCCCGCGACAAGAATCATGCGGCCGTGGTGATGTGGTCGGTGGCGAACGAGCCGCTCTTGCCCAACCTGATCGCGCGACTGAGCGGCCAAGACACGACGCCGCCCCCTGCCTACGCCCTCGATTTCTTCCGAGATCTGCTCGCCCGCGCCCGCGCCCTGGACCCCACCCGGCCGGTGACTTTCGTCGGGCGGATGGGCGCGCCCCTGGAATGGCAGGCGCTGACCGACGTGATCTGCGTCAATCGCTATTGGGGCTGGCACGAGCAAGGCGGCCAGCTTGCGCGCGCCGTAGAAACCCTGGATCAAGAACTCGACCTGATCTACGAGACCTTCCAAAAGCCCATCTTGATCAGTGAGTTCGGCGCCGACGCTCCGGCAGGCTTGCACGCTCAACCCCCGGTGATGTGGTCTGAGGAATATCAAGCCGAGTTGATCCGTGGTTACGTGACGACGGCGCGGCGCAAAGATTTTGTCATCGGCGCGCATGTGTGGAACTTCGCCGATTTCCTCTCGGTGCAGTCCACCCGGCGGGTGGGCGGGCTGAACCAGAAAGGGGTCTTCACGCGCGACCGCCGGCCCAAGCTGGCTGCCCATGTGCTGCGCGAGCTATGGCGAGAAGCGCCATCGTCCACACGCCCTGCGGCAGTCCCTGAAGTCGCGACGTCAGCGGCAGCCGCGCCGCCGGCAACGAGCCACGCCATCGCTCAACCCACCAGCGCGCTGCGCGTCATGTTGGAAGAGGTGGCGCGCCGGATTGATGGCACGCGCCCCGGCCTGACCACAACGCTAAAGTTTGACTTCGGCAGCGATGGCGTATACCGCTTTGTGATTCGAGACGG